A region of Candidatus Binatia bacterium DNA encodes the following proteins:
- a CDS encoding ABC transporter permease subunit, producing the protein MRNILTIAGRELRSIFVSPIAYVVMTGFLLLGGWFFFNLLARFNFLVTMYSSFQGGAEAIARLNVNEFVIAPLLHNLSVVLVILVPMITMRSFAEEKRAGTYELLLTSPVATWEIVVGKFLGAACFIVVMVGLTAIYGVILAVYGNPELGIMVSGYIGLLLLAITFVTVGMFASSLTENQIIAAVTGLVMLLLLFVIAWPADSAGETLGAVLRYISVTEHFADMIKGVIDTKTLVYFATMIVGWMFLTQRSVESIRWR; encoded by the coding sequence GTGCGCAACATCTTGACGATTGCCGGGCGAGAGCTGCGCTCGATCTTCGTCTCGCCGATCGCCTACGTCGTGATGACCGGGTTCCTGCTGCTCGGCGGGTGGTTCTTCTTCAACCTGCTGGCGCGCTTCAACTTCCTGGTCACGATGTACTCGAGCTTCCAGGGCGGCGCCGAAGCGATCGCGCGTCTGAACGTCAACGAGTTCGTGATCGCGCCGCTGCTGCACAACCTCTCGGTGGTGCTCGTCATCCTCGTGCCGATGATCACCATGCGGAGCTTCGCCGAGGAGAAGCGGGCCGGAACGTACGAGCTGCTGCTCACCTCGCCCGTCGCCACCTGGGAGATCGTCGTCGGCAAGTTCCTCGGCGCGGCGTGCTTCATCGTCGTGATGGTCGGGCTGACCGCGATCTACGGCGTGATCCTCGCCGTCTACGGCAACCCCGAGCTCGGCATCATGGTGTCGGGCTACATCGGGCTGCTGCTGCTCGCGATCACGTTCGTCACCGTCGGGATGTTCGCGTCGTCGCTGACCGAGAATCAGATCATCGCCGCGGTGACCGGGCTGGTCATGTTGCTCCTGCTCTTCGTCATCGCGTGGCCCGCCGACAGCGCCGGCGAGACCCTCGGCGCGGTGCTGCGCTACATCTCGGTCACCGAGCACTTCGCGGACATGATCAAGGGCGTCATCGACACCAAGACCCTGGTCTACTTCGCGACGATGATCGTGGGCTGGATGTTCCTCACCCAGCGGTCCGTCGAGTCCATCCGCTGGCGCTGA
- a CDS encoding ABC transporter ATP-binding protein gives MIEVHELAKRYGDREVVKGISFSAERGQVLGFLGPNGAGKTTTMRMLTGYLPPSSGTARIAGFDIFTQSAEVRRRIGYLPENPPLYPDMTVRSYLTFVAKLKGVPRSRVRSACDEVIERTGLSDVAGRLLSHLSKGYKQRAGLAQALVHDPEVLVLDEPTIGLDPRQIIEIRSLIKTLSGNRTVILSTHILPEVAQVCDKVVIINAGRIACEDTIANLTRDASLEEVFLRHISGDAAAEERAAHALAEAEARV, from the coding sequence ATGATCGAAGTTCACGAGCTCGCCAAGCGCTACGGTGATCGGGAGGTTGTGAAGGGGATCTCGTTCTCGGCGGAGCGCGGTCAGGTCCTCGGGTTCCTGGGCCCGAACGGCGCCGGGAAGACCACCACGATGCGCATGCTCACGGGCTACTTGCCCCCGTCGAGCGGCACGGCGCGCATCGCAGGCTTCGACATCTTCACGCAATCCGCGGAGGTGCGACGCCGCATCGGCTACCTGCCGGAGAACCCACCGCTCTATCCCGACATGACGGTGCGTTCGTACCTCACGTTCGTCGCCAAGCTGAAGGGCGTTCCGCGCTCGCGCGTGCGCAGCGCATGCGACGAGGTGATCGAGCGCACCGGTCTCAGCGACGTGGCGGGCCGTCTGCTGTCGCACCTGTCGAAGGGTTACAAGCAGCGCGCTGGCCTCGCTCAGGCGCTGGTCCACGATCCGGAGGTGCTCGTCCTCGACGAGCCCACCATCGGCCTCGACCCGCGGCAGATCATCGAGATTCGCAGCCTGATCAAGACGCTGTCGGGCAACCGCACGGTGATCCTGTCGACGCACATCCTCCCCGAGGTCGCGCAGGTCTGCGACAAGGTCGTGATCATCAACGCCGGCCGCATCGCGTGCGAGGACACGATCGCGAACTTGACGCGCGACGCGTCGCTCGAAGAGGTCTTCCTGCGTCACATCAGCGGTGACGCGGCGGCGGAGGAGCGGGCCGCGCACGCGTTGGCCGAAGCCGAAGCAAGGGTCTGA
- a CDS encoding DUF4340 domain-containing protein has product MRFRNTIILALIVAALGAYVYWVERPKMEAEEKATKLLDVDRNAVTKIHIESPKGTLDLEKVDGKWKLTAPLSTNADAVTVDNLIRALADGEVKKTVEENPSDLKLYGLDPPETTVVLTLADGKTAKVELGKKTPIGFSAYAQRNDEPAVLLTTETVRIGMQKEVSDVRDKTVLEFADADVQEITITGPEPEPIVLRKQGAEWMLAGEPERKADAAQVRSLLSSLRSLRATGFVDDAGSPPDAKYNLTPPRVTVELVVGPDKTKKSLLVGGATDEPSKREIFVQSNAADTVYVVGSHVFSTVSKTTEDFLDKTVLEFDKDQATQVAVERQDGEGFTLEKKDDKWTVADAGDAKVKEFVASRLVDDLRGLKGQSIASEDGPKPEFGLDQPILTIRVRKADGDIGTIRVARAGEGESKTLYANVEGSPMVYVLQDYVFQRVDKKRSDFLEAQPTPTPDASASPGAPAAEQTPDADADEEAADDIPLDIEVVPIPTN; this is encoded by the coding sequence ATGCGCTTTCGCAACACGATCATCCTCGCACTGATCGTCGCCGCGCTCGGCGCCTACGTGTACTGGGTCGAGCGCCCGAAGATGGAGGCCGAGGAGAAGGCGACCAAGCTCCTCGACGTCGACCGCAACGCGGTGACGAAGATCCACATCGAGTCGCCCAAGGGCACGCTCGACCTCGAGAAGGTCGACGGCAAGTGGAAGCTCACCGCGCCGCTCTCGACCAACGCGGACGCGGTCACGGTCGACAACCTGATCCGCGCGCTGGCCGACGGTGAGGTCAAGAAGACGGTCGAGGAGAATCCGAGCGATCTGAAGCTCTACGGCCTCGATCCGCCGGAGACCACCGTCGTGCTGACGCTCGCCGACGGCAAGACCGCGAAGGTCGAGCTCGGCAAGAAGACGCCGATCGGCTTCTCCGCCTACGCGCAGCGCAACGACGAGCCCGCCGTCCTGCTCACCACCGAGACGGTGCGCATCGGCATGCAGAAGGAGGTCTCCGACGTCCGCGACAAGACGGTGCTCGAGTTCGCCGACGCCGACGTTCAGGAGATCACGATCACCGGCCCCGAGCCCGAGCCCATCGTGCTGCGCAAGCAGGGCGCGGAGTGGATGCTCGCCGGCGAGCCCGAGCGCAAGGCGGACGCGGCTCAGGTGCGCAGCCTGCTCTCCTCGCTGCGCTCGCTGCGCGCCACCGGCTTCGTCGACGACGCCGGCTCGCCGCCCGACGCCAAGTACAACCTGACGCCGCCGCGGGTCACGGTCGAGCTCGTGGTCGGACCCGACAAGACCAAGAAATCCCTGCTCGTGGGCGGCGCCACCGACGAGCCCTCGAAGCGCGAGATCTTCGTCCAGAGCAACGCGGCCGACACCGTCTACGTCGTCGGCTCGCACGTCTTCTCGACGGTCAGCAAGACGACCGAGGACTTCCTCGACAAGACGGTGCTCGAGTTCGACAAGGACCAGGCGACCCAGGTCGCCGTCGAGCGCCAGGACGGCGAGGGCTTCACGCTCGAGAAGAAGGACGACAAGTGGACGGTCGCCGACGCCGGCGACGCCAAGGTCAAGGAGTTCGTCGCGAGCCGTCTGGTCGACGACCTGCGCGGCTTGAAGGGCCAGAGCATCGCGAGCGAGGACGGCCCGAAGCCCGAGTTCGGGCTCGACCAGCCGATCCTGACGATCCGCGTGCGCAAGGCGGACGGCGACATCGGCACGATCCGCGTCGCGCGCGCCGGCGAGGGCGAGAGCAAGACGCTCTACGCGAACGTCGAGGGCAGCCCGATGGTCTACGTGCTGCAGGACTACGTCTTCCAGCGCGTCGACAAGAAGCGCTCGGACTTCCTCGAGGCGCAGCCCACGCCGACGCCCGACGCGAGCGCGAGCCCGGGCGCACCGGCCGCCGAGCAGACCCCGGACGCCGACGCCGACGAGGAAGCGGCGGACGACATCCCGCTCGACATCGAGGTCGTCCCGATCCCGACGAACTGA
- the cobA gene encoding uroporphyrinogen-III C-methyltransferase, translated as MAAGIVYLVGAGPGDPGCLTLRGRDCLARADVVIYDYLANAELLRHAPPDAERIFAGKHGAGPHLLEQEEINRLLIEHARAGKTVVRLKGGDPLVFGRGGEEAEALAAAGLRFEIVPGVTSALAVPAYAGIPVTHRDWVSGVTVLTGHEAPGKRTPRVRWDLVATAGNTIVLLMGVTQLRANLRALLDAGLPPDTPAAAIRWGTTARQQVIESTAAKLADEVEQGRLRPPVTVVIGEVVRLRSTIAWFERRPLFGRRVLVTRTREQASALSALLADAGAEVVECPAIALVPPDSWEPLDRALERLATYDWIVFTSANGVERFFARLDACGRDVRALHRAKIAAIGPETARSLAVRHLRADLVPDDFRAEGLIEALAEGDVRGKRFLLPRAGGARAVLPESLRAAGAEVDEVVTYRAVTPEESVERLRRALDEAPLDVLTFTSSSTVTSFLTLLERADPERGRARIADARVACIGPVTATTAREHGLRVDVVPEKYTVPALVEALVQHFRQGAADAAREVR; from the coding sequence GTGGCCGCCGGGATCGTCTATCTGGTCGGTGCCGGGCCAGGAGACCCGGGCTGCTTGACGCTGCGCGGCCGCGACTGCCTCGCCCGCGCCGACGTCGTGATCTACGACTACCTGGCGAACGCCGAGCTGCTGCGCCACGCGCCGCCGGACGCCGAGCGCATCTTCGCGGGCAAGCACGGCGCGGGTCCGCACCTGCTCGAGCAGGAGGAGATCAACCGGCTGCTGATCGAGCACGCGCGCGCGGGCAAGACGGTCGTGCGCCTGAAGGGCGGCGACCCGCTGGTCTTCGGACGAGGAGGCGAGGAAGCCGAGGCGCTCGCGGCGGCGGGCCTGCGCTTCGAGATCGTGCCCGGCGTGACCTCGGCGCTCGCGGTGCCGGCGTACGCCGGCATCCCGGTCACGCACCGCGACTGGGTGTCGGGCGTCACCGTGCTGACCGGCCACGAGGCGCCGGGCAAGCGCACGCCGCGCGTGCGCTGGGACCTCGTCGCGACCGCCGGCAACACGATCGTGCTGCTGATGGGCGTGACGCAGCTCCGCGCCAATCTGCGAGCGCTGCTCGACGCCGGCTTGCCCCCGGACACCCCGGCCGCGGCGATCCGCTGGGGAACCACCGCGCGCCAGCAGGTGATCGAGTCGACGGCGGCGAAGCTCGCGGACGAGGTCGAGCAGGGCCGGCTGCGTCCGCCGGTGACGGTGGTGATCGGCGAGGTCGTGCGCCTGCGGTCGACGATCGCGTGGTTCGAGCGCCGTCCGCTGTTCGGGCGTCGCGTGCTGGTGACGAGGACGCGCGAGCAGGCGAGCGCGCTCTCCGCCCTGCTCGCGGACGCCGGCGCCGAGGTCGTCGAGTGCCCCGCGATCGCGCTCGTGCCGCCGGATTCCTGGGAGCCGCTCGACCGCGCCCTCGAGCGGCTCGCGACCTACGACTGGATCGTCTTCACCAGCGCGAACGGCGTCGAGCGCTTCTTCGCCCGGCTCGACGCGTGCGGTCGCGACGTGCGGGCGCTGCACCGCGCGAAGATCGCGGCGATCGGTCCCGAGACCGCGCGCTCGCTCGCCGTGCGTCACCTGCGCGCCGACCTCGTGCCCGACGACTTTCGCGCGGAAGGTCTGATCGAGGCGCTCGCCGAGGGCGACGTCCGCGGCAAGCGCTTCCTGCTGCCGCGCGCGGGAGGCGCGCGCGCGGTGCTGCCCGAGTCGCTGCGCGCCGCGGGCGCCGAGGTCGACGAGGTCGTCACCTACCGCGCGGTGACGCCCGAGGAGAGCGTCGAGCGGCTGCGCCGCGCGCTCGACGAGGCGCCGCTCGACGTGCTGACCTTCACCAGCTCGAGCACCGTGACGAGCTTCTTGACGCTGCTCGAGCGTGCGGATCCCGAGCGGGGCAGGGCGCGCATCGCGGACGCGCGCGTCGCCTGCATCGGCCCGGTCACCGCGACGACGGCGCGCGAGCACGGCTTGCGCGTCGACGTCGTGCCCGAGAAGTACACCGTGCCGGCGCTGGTCGAGGCGCTCGTCCAGCATTTCCGGCAGGGCGCCGCGGACGCGGCGCGGGAGGTTCGTTGA
- a CDS encoding VOC family protein, with product MASPIASVSHVGVCVSDLERSLRFYCDVLGFERSSTMPDVHVAGEPTDTLLRLSGVDLHAVYVERDGLRLELLHYASPRSPQAPPKRAMNDLGFTHLSVRVADVTAALATLEQMGVEIDRESVIQFGGLTVAAFVRDPDGLPIELVLAH from the coding sequence GTGGCGAGTCCGATCGCGAGCGTGAGCCACGTCGGCGTGTGCGTCTCCGACCTCGAGCGCTCGCTGCGCTTCTACTGCGACGTGCTCGGCTTCGAGCGCTCGTCGACGATGCCGGACGTGCACGTCGCTGGCGAGCCGACCGACACGCTGCTGCGTCTCTCCGGCGTCGACCTGCACGCGGTCTACGTCGAGCGCGACGGCTTGCGGCTCGAGCTGCTGCACTACGCGTCGCCGCGCTCGCCGCAGGCGCCGCCGAAGCGCGCGATGAACGACCTCGGCTTCACGCACCTGTCGGTGCGGGTCGCGGACGTCACGGCGGCGCTCGCGACGCTCGAGCAGATGGGCGTCGAGATCGACCGCGAGAGCGTCATCCAGTTCGGCGGTCTGACGGTCGCGGCGTTCGTGCGCGATCCGGACGGTCTGCCGATCGAGCTGGTGCTCGCGCACTGA
- the hisC gene encoding histidinol-phosphate transaminase, with translation MTKPAAAETQPTAASYVRPEIAALSGYVPGEQPSDPRVIKLNTNENPYPPPPSVREAIAEACERLHLYPDPTARPLREKAGELWGVDPDGVVIGNGSDELLSLLMRTVVAPGDAVAYATPTYSLYRTLVAIQGGRSVEIPYGPDYAVPQELFRVDARMILVCNPNAPSGTVVSTRELEKLARARRDLLLVVDEAYVDFADDGVTWIANGEPNVVVLRTLSKSYSLAGLRLGIAVTTPELARQLNKVKDSYNVSRLAQAGALAALSDQATMRAHVARVRATRARLTAELEKLGFSVLPSQTNFVLARRPGEAALPIAEALRERGILVRYFAELPDALRITVGTDAEIDRLLEELAQLR, from the coding sequence ATGACGAAGCCCGCAGCAGCCGAAACGCAGCCGACCGCAGCTTCCTACGTCCGCCCGGAGATCGCGGCGCTCTCGGGCTACGTCCCCGGCGAGCAGCCGAGCGACCCGCGGGTCATCAAGCTCAACACCAACGAGAACCCCTATCCGCCGCCGCCGTCGGTGCGCGAGGCGATCGCCGAGGCCTGCGAGCGTCTGCACCTCTACCCGGACCCGACGGCGCGCCCGCTGCGCGAGAAGGCGGGGGAGCTGTGGGGCGTCGACCCCGACGGCGTGGTCATCGGCAACGGCTCGGACGAGCTGCTGTCGCTGCTCATGCGGACGGTCGTCGCGCCGGGAGACGCGGTCGCGTACGCGACGCCGACGTACTCGCTCTACAGGACGCTGGTCGCGATCCAGGGCGGCCGCAGCGTCGAGATCCCGTACGGTCCGGACTACGCGGTGCCGCAGGAGCTCTTCCGCGTCGACGCGCGCATGATCCTGGTGTGCAACCCGAACGCGCCCTCGGGCACCGTCGTGTCGACCCGCGAGCTCGAGAAGCTCGCGCGCGCCCGCCGCGACCTGCTGCTGGTGGTCGACGAGGCCTACGTCGACTTCGCCGACGACGGCGTCACCTGGATCGCGAACGGCGAGCCCAACGTCGTCGTGCTGCGCACGCTCTCGAAGTCGTACTCGCTCGCCGGGCTGCGGCTCGGCATCGCGGTGACGACGCCCGAGCTCGCGCGCCAGCTCAACAAGGTCAAGGACTCGTACAACGTGAGCCGGCTCGCGCAGGCGGGGGCGCTCGCGGCGCTGAGCGACCAGGCGACGATGCGCGCGCACGTGGCGCGGGTGCGGGCGACGCGCGCGCGTCTCACGGCCGAGCTCGAGAAGCTGGGCTTTTCGGTGCTGCCGTCGCAGACCAACTTCGTGCTCGCGCGACGTCCGGGCGAGGCTGCGCTGCCGATCGCCGAGGCGCTGCGCGAGCGCGGCATCCTGGTGCGCTACTTCGCCGAGCTGCCGGACGCGCTGCGCATCACGGTCGGCACGGACGCGGAAATCGACCGCCTGCTCGAGGAGCTGGCGCAGCTTCGCTGA
- a CDS encoding Gldg family protein, which translates to MRRSQSLLGIVGLILLFFGGVSFFFTGRLEAYTLLHLVLGGVLLLIFLFSSFKDLGKLLSARSTKYGTNMVVYSALFIALLVGVNWLGVRYNKRYDLTESGVFTLSPQAQSVLDSLQQDVELQAFLEGGHDPEVEALLESFSYASPRVKTTLIDPDKQPELTEKYGVRAYRTVRVAYGDQATTVSQPSEESITNALIKVTKQTKQTVCFVEGEGEPDIDDQQSARGFAFAREALVNENYEVKKLLLVQEGKVPEDCTILALAAPERPLLQQQIDAISEFLKKGGKAIFMLPPRSGDQLAPLLAEFGVKLGNDVIVDQVVRLFQGPQLGLNPIVSSYGAHPITKDLKERTVFPMTRSVSEGDTKPGLTVVSIAKTSSSSWAETDLTSLFEQQIAVLEEADVKGPVSIGVAVTADLKQLGMGEGEARLVVYGTAGFADNKNINSLYNRDLFLNSFGWLASQEELLSIRPRTVRASRVQFSEEQATAIFYLSVLILPELLLIAGLAVWWRRSTL; encoded by the coding sequence ATGCGACGTTCGCAATCGCTCCTGGGCATCGTCGGCCTGATCCTCCTCTTCTTCGGAGGCGTCTCGTTCTTCTTCACGGGACGGCTCGAGGCCTACACGCTGCTGCACCTCGTGCTCGGCGGGGTCCTGCTGCTGATCTTCCTGTTCAGCAGCTTCAAGGACCTCGGCAAGCTGCTGAGCGCGCGCTCGACCAAGTACGGCACCAACATGGTGGTGTACTCGGCGCTGTTCATCGCGCTGCTGGTCGGCGTCAACTGGCTCGGGGTGCGCTACAACAAGCGCTACGACCTGACCGAGTCCGGCGTCTTCACGCTCTCGCCGCAAGCGCAGAGCGTGCTCGACAGCCTGCAGCAGGACGTCGAGCTGCAGGCGTTCCTCGAGGGCGGACACGATCCCGAGGTCGAGGCCCTGCTCGAGAGCTTCTCCTACGCGTCGCCGCGCGTGAAGACGACGCTGATCGATCCCGACAAGCAGCCGGAGCTCACCGAGAAGTACGGCGTGCGCGCGTACCGCACGGTGCGCGTCGCGTACGGCGATCAGGCGACGACCGTCTCGCAGCCGAGCGAGGAGTCGATCACCAACGCGCTCATCAAGGTGACGAAGCAGACCAAGCAGACCGTTTGCTTCGTCGAGGGTGAGGGCGAGCCCGACATCGACGACCAGCAGAGCGCGCGGGGCTTCGCGTTCGCGCGCGAAGCGCTGGTCAACGAGAACTACGAGGTCAAGAAGCTGCTGCTCGTGCAGGAGGGCAAGGTGCCCGAGGACTGCACGATCCTCGCGCTGGCCGCTCCCGAGCGTCCGCTGCTGCAGCAGCAGATCGACGCGATCTCCGAGTTCCTCAAGAAGGGCGGCAAGGCGATCTTCATGCTGCCGCCGCGCTCCGGCGACCAGCTCGCGCCGCTGCTCGCGGAGTTCGGCGTCAAGCTCGGAAACGACGTCATCGTCGATCAGGTGGTTCGCCTCTTCCAGGGTCCGCAGCTGGGTCTGAACCCGATCGTCAGCTCGTACGGCGCGCACCCGATCACCAAGGATCTCAAGGAGCGCACGGTCTTCCCGATGACCCGCAGCGTGAGCGAGGGCGACACCAAGCCCGGGCTCACGGTGGTGTCGATCGCCAAGACCAGCAGCTCGAGCTGGGCGGAGACCGACCTCACGTCGCTCTTCGAGCAGCAGATCGCCGTCCTCGAGGAGGCGGACGTCAAGGGGCCCGTGTCGATCGGCGTCGCGGTCACCGCCGACCTGAAGCAGCTCGGCATGGGCGAAGGCGAGGCGCGCCTCGTCGTCTACGGCACGGCCGGCTTCGCCGACAACAAGAACATCAACTCGCTCTACAACCGCGACCTGTTCCTCAACTCCTTCGGCTGGCTCGCGAGCCAGGAGGAGCTGCTGTCGATCCGGCCGCGCACCGTCCGCGCGTCGCGCGTGCAGTTCAGCGAGGAGCAGGCGACCGCGATCTTCTACCTCTCGGTGCTCATCCTGCCCGAGCTGCTGCTGATCGCCGGCCTCGCGGTCTGGTGGAGACGGTCCACGCTCTGA
- a CDS encoding type II toxin-antitoxin system RelE/ParE family toxin, with protein sequence MDGCRMKLNLTYSAYREMEQIGGGPLREISEAIVSLADDPLPSGSAVLEGQGGCRYLTIDRYYILYHIDSADQALTVLGVVEGPVHTLH encoded by the coding sequence ATGGACGGTTGTCGAATGAAGCTCAACCTGACGTATAGCGCGTACCGCGAGATGGAGCAGATCGGCGGGGGCCCGCTGCGCGAGATCAGCGAGGCCATCGTGTCGCTCGCGGACGACCCGCTGCCGAGCGGGTCGGCGGTGCTCGAGGGTCAGGGCGGCTGCCGCTACCTGACGATCGACCGCTACTACATCCTCTACCACATCGACAGCGCCGATCAGGCGCTCACGGTCCTCGGCGTCGTCGAGGGACCGGTGCACACGCTGCACTGA
- the hemB gene encoding porphobilinogen synthase, with product MPGRFPTVRPRRLRTTERLRRLVRETRLAPEQLVLPLFVIPGRGKAIDVPSMPGVKQWTVDRVSEEASRAFDAGVRSVILFGVPEHKDAQGSDAWREDGIVQQALRVLRRDLPELTLITDVCMCEYTDHGHCGVLDGETVANDPTLELLAREAVSHARAGADIVAPSDMMDGRVGAIRAALDAAGFSSVPILSYAVKYASGLYGPFRDAAQSTPAFGDRRSYQMDPANGREALRELELDLEEGADMVMVKPALPNLDVIAAVRAACHVPVAAYQVSGEYAMIKAAAANGWIDEARVVDETLTAIRRAGADLILTYFAAEAARRC from the coding sequence ATGCCCGGTCGATTCCCCACCGTCCGGCCGCGTCGGCTGCGCACCACCGAGCGGCTGCGCCGTCTGGTGCGCGAGACCCGGCTCGCTCCGGAGCAGCTCGTGCTGCCGCTGTTCGTCATCCCGGGACGCGGCAAGGCGATCGACGTGCCGTCGATGCCGGGTGTCAAGCAATGGACGGTCGATCGCGTCAGCGAGGAGGCGAGCCGCGCGTTCGACGCCGGCGTGCGCAGCGTCATCCTGTTCGGCGTGCCGGAGCACAAGGACGCGCAGGGCAGTGATGCCTGGCGCGAGGACGGCATCGTGCAGCAGGCGCTCCGCGTGCTGCGCCGCGACCTGCCGGAGCTCACGCTGATCACCGACGTCTGCATGTGCGAGTACACCGACCACGGGCACTGCGGCGTGCTCGACGGCGAGACCGTCGCCAACGACCCGACGCTCGAGCTGCTCGCGCGCGAGGCGGTGTCGCACGCGCGCGCCGGCGCGGACATCGTCGCGCCGTCCGACATGATGGACGGGCGCGTGGGCGCGATCCGCGCCGCGCTCGACGCCGCGGGCTTCAGCTCGGTGCCGATCCTGTCGTACGCCGTCAAGTATGCGTCGGGGCTGTACGGTCCGTTCCGCGACGCGGCGCAGTCGACGCCCGCGTTCGGCGACCGGCGCAGCTACCAGATGGACCCCGCGAACGGGCGCGAGGCGCTGCGCGAGCTCGAGCTCGACCTCGAGGAGGGCGCGGACATGGTCATGGTCAAGCCCGCGCTGCCGAACCTCGACGTGATCGCGGCGGTCCGCGCCGCGTGCCACGTGCCGGTCGCGGCGTATCAGGTGAGCGGCGAGTACGCGATGATCAAGGCCGCGGCCGCAAACGGCTGGATCGACGAGGCGCGCGTCGTCGACGAGACGCTGACCGCGATCCGGCGCGCCGGCGCGGATCTCATCTTGACCTACTTCGCCGCCGAGGCGGCGCGCCGCTGCTGA
- a CDS encoding lytic transglycosylase domain-containing protein, whose product MPPLATAEFEQMTLHPRVISHAKQLSRSQRITVRDALARSGRYMEIIERELAREGVPTSLAFLPAVESHFSCEAEGRGTVGLWQFTRSTAQRYGLTVNAHVDERRDPERASRAAARMLRDLYEQFGRWGLAIAAYNAGPGRVQQALERHPGADVWQLLDRGSLPEHTRKYVPKVLAVAAIASEPERFGISDVTPLEPLSYETFEVAEPLDVETIASLSGVSAKDIRELNPALRRGSIPKTPGGFTLRLPPGTKERFAEKYRARAGA is encoded by the coding sequence TTGCCGCCGCTCGCGACCGCGGAGTTCGAGCAGATGACCCTGCACCCGCGGGTCATCTCGCACGCCAAGCAGCTCAGCCGCTCGCAGCGGATCACCGTCCGTGATGCGCTCGCGCGCAGCGGACGCTACATGGAGATCATCGAGCGCGAGCTCGCGCGCGAGGGCGTCCCGACCTCGCTGGCGTTCCTGCCGGCGGTCGAGAGCCACTTCTCCTGCGAGGCCGAGGGCCGCGGCACGGTCGGCCTGTGGCAGTTCACCCGCAGCACGGCGCAGCGCTACGGCCTGACGGTCAACGCGCACGTCGACGAGCGCCGCGACCCCGAGCGGGCGTCGCGCGCCGCCGCCCGGATGCTGCGCGACCTCTACGAGCAGTTCGGGCGCTGGGGGCTCGCGATCGCGGCCTACAACGCCGGCCCCGGACGCGTGCAGCAGGCGCTCGAGCGCCATCCCGGCGCCGACGTCTGGCAGCTCCTCGACCGCGGCTCGCTGCCCGAGCACACCCGCAAGTACGTGCCGAAGGTGCTCGCCGTGGCGGCGATCGCGAGCGAGCCGGAGCGCTTCGGGATCAGCGACGTCACGCCGCTCGAGCCGCTGAGCTACGAGACCTTCGAGGTCGCGGAGCCGCTCGACGTCGAGACCATCGCCTCGCTGTCGGGCGTGTCGGCGAAGGACATCCGCGAGCTCAACCCGGCGCTGCGCCGCGGCTCGATCCCGAAGACGCCGGGCGGCTTCACGCTGCGTCTGCCGCCGGGCACCAAGGAGCGCTTCGCCGAGAAGTACCGCGCGCGCGCCGGCGCCTGA